In one window of Fusobacteria bacterium ZRK30 DNA:
- a CDS encoding pyruvate carboxylase, giving the protein MSRRFKRVLIANRGEIAIRVIRACKELGIRTVAIYSEEDKTSLFRTKADESYQIGKGKGPIEAYLDMDEIIKLALKKGVDAIHPGYGFLSENPEFARKCTVAGIEFIGPTAEMMKSLGDKIQSKIVSARAGVPTIPGVDKPVGSEDEAIEFAETCGYPIMLKAAAGGGGRGMRIVREESELISSYRSAKSESKKAFGIDDMFIEKYVEQPKHIEVQILGDKHGNIFHLFERDCSIQRRHQKVIEITPALTLAEEKRQEICNDALKIAREVGYVNAGTLEFLVDKHGNHYFIEMNPRIQVEHTITEMVTGIDLVQSQILIAEGYPLTSEEVGIPSQDAIQTRGYSIQCRVTTEDPVNNFAPDTGKIDIYRTGSGIGIRLDGGNGYAGAVISPYYDSLLVKVISHGNSFKDAIRKALRSIKESKITGVKTNIAFLVNVLNHPNFARGDFTTGFIPEHPELFDISVKRDNEGNFLKFIAEKVVNETHGVKTEFDVPHIPNAPKPEKLSGTKQILEEKGPKGVVEWIKNQNKLLLTDTTMRDAHQSLMATRVRTTDLLKIARDTSILGKDLFSLGMWGGATFDVSYRFLKESPWERLKEIRKRVPNVLLQMLIRGSNAVGYKNYPDNVVEEFIKEASDSGIDLFRIFDSLNWIKGMEVPVREVIKNGKIAEVCICYTGDILDKSKTKYTLDYYIKKAKEIEAMGAHILGIKDMSALLKPYAAEKLIKALKENISIPIHLHTHDTTGNGVATVLMAAEAGVDIIDTAFDAMSGLTSQPSLNSVVAALENTERDTKINLDDVQQISNYWNVVRPVYAQFESGLKSGSTEIYKYEIPGGQYSNLKPQIESFGLGHRFGEIKKMFKNVNLLLGDIVKVTPSSKMVSDLAIFMVQNNLTPENIIEKGKDLAFPDSVFAYFKGMMGQPEGGFPKGLQKIVLKGEEPITCRPGELLPSEDFNAIKEYLKTKHKIEPTMQDALSYALYPTVFEDYLKYIKEHGDFSKLGSDIYFHGLAEGETCEISLKEGKIMVVTLLQISKLDNEGYRTVTFEVNGNRRETRIKDKTQSASSMSTEITKMVDLDNELQIGASIPGAIIEVLVNKGDKVEENQKLVIMEAMKMETTITAKTGGIVEEIFIEKGKIVESGELLIQLSK; this is encoded by the coding sequence ATGAGTAGAAGATTTAAAAGAGTCTTAATTGCAAACCGTGGTGAAATTGCAATAAGAGTTATAAGAGCATGTAAAGAACTGGGAATAAGAACTGTTGCTATCTATTCTGAAGAAGATAAAACATCTCTTTTCAGAACAAAAGCAGATGAATCTTATCAAATAGGTAAAGGTAAGGGACCTATCGAGGCATACCTTGATATGGATGAAATAATTAAACTTGCTCTAAAAAAAGGGGTAGACGCAATCCATCCTGGATACGGTTTCCTCTCTGAAAATCCTGAATTTGCAAGGAAATGTACTGTAGCAGGGATAGAATTTATAGGACCAACTGCTGAAATGATGAAAAGTTTAGGAGATAAAATACAATCAAAAATAGTTTCTGCAAGAGCTGGAGTTCCTACTATTCCTGGTGTAGATAAACCTGTAGGTTCCGAAGATGAAGCAATTGAATTTGCAGAAACTTGTGGATACCCTATAATGCTAAAAGCTGCCGCCGGTGGAGGCGGACGTGGAATGCGTATAGTAAGGGAGGAATCAGAGCTTATCTCTTCTTACAGAAGTGCCAAAAGTGAATCTAAAAAAGCTTTTGGTATAGATGATATGTTTATAGAGAAATATGTTGAACAGCCTAAACATATTGAGGTTCAAATTCTCGGGGACAAACACGGGAATATATTCCACCTTTTTGAAAGAGATTGTTCTATACAAAGAAGACACCAAAAAGTTATTGAGATAACTCCTGCACTTACATTAGCCGAAGAAAAAAGGCAGGAAATATGCAACGATGCACTAAAAATCGCAAGAGAAGTCGGTTACGTAAACGCTGGTACTTTGGAATTCTTAGTTGATAAACACGGAAACCATTATTTCATCGAGATGAATCCCAGAATCCAGGTTGAGCATACAATCACTGAGATGGTTACTGGTATCGACTTAGTTCAAAGCCAAATACTTATTGCTGAAGGATATCCATTAACTTCAGAAGAGGTAGGAATCCCTTCTCAAGATGCTATTCAAACTAGAGGATACTCTATCCAGTGCAGGGTAACCACTGAAGATCCTGTAAATAATTTTGCACCTGACACAGGTAAAATAGACATTTACAGAACTGGATCTGGAATAGGTATCCGTCTTGACGGTGGAAATGGATATGCTGGTGCCGTTATAAGTCCTTATTACGACAGTTTACTTGTTAAGGTCATATCTCATGGAAATTCATTTAAAGATGCCATCAGAAAAGCTCTTCGTTCTATAAAAGAGTCTAAAATTACCGGTGTAAAAACAAATATCGCTTTCTTAGTAAATGTATTGAATCACCCTAACTTTGCAAGGGGGGACTTCACAACAGGATTTATACCTGAACACCCGGAACTTTTCGATATCTCTGTAAAAAGAGACAATGAAGGAAATTTCCTTAAGTTTATAGCTGAAAAAGTTGTAAATGAAACCCATGGTGTTAAAACAGAGTTCGACGTACCACATATCCCTAACGCTCCTAAACCTGAAAAACTTTCTGGCACAAAACAAATACTTGAAGAAAAAGGTCCAAAAGGTGTAGTTGAGTGGATTAAAAACCAAAACAAACTGCTTCTTACAGATACAACAATGAGGGATGCTCATCAATCGTTAATGGCTACCCGTGTAAGAACAACTGACCTGCTAAAAATAGCAAGGGATACATCTATACTTGGAAAAGACCTTTTCTCTCTGGGGATGTGGGGAGGAGCTACTTTTGATGTTTCATACAGATTTTTAAAGGAATCTCCTTGGGAAAGATTAAAAGAAATAAGAAAAAGAGTCCCAAATGTACTTCTTCAAATGCTTATAAGAGGATCCAACGCAGTGGGATACAAAAACTATCCTGACAACGTAGTTGAAGAGTTCATAAAAGAAGCTTCTGACAGTGGTATCGACCTTTTCAGAATATTTGATTCTTTAAACTGGATTAAAGGGATGGAAGTTCCCGTCAGAGAAGTTATTAAAAATGGTAAAATTGCTGAAGTATGTATCTGTTATACAGGAGACATCCTGGATAAATCCAAAACTAAGTATACCCTTGACTACTATATAAAAAAAGCAAAAGAGATAGAAGCTATGGGAGCACATATCCTTGGGATCAAAGATATGTCAGCTCTATTAAAACCATATGCAGCAGAAAAGCTTATAAAAGCACTTAAAGAAAATATATCTATTCCTATCCATCTGCACACACATGATACTACAGGAAATGGAGTAGCAACTGTCCTAATGGCAGCCGAAGCAGGGGTAGATATCATAGACACCGCTTTTGACGCTATGTCTGGACTGACAAGTCAGCCTTCTCTAAACTCTGTAGTTGCAGCTCTAGAAAATACCGAAAGAGATACAAAAATAAATCTGGATGATGTTCAACAGATCTCTAATTATTGGAATGTAGTGAGACCTGTATATGCCCAATTTGAGTCTGGATTGAAATCCGGTTCTACAGAGATTTATAAATATGAGATCCCTGGAGGACAATACTCAAATCTAAAACCTCAAATCGAAAGTTTTGGTCTTGGACATAGATTCGGTGAGATCAAGAAGATGTTTAAGAACGTTAATCTGCTCCTAGGTGACATAGTAAAAGTAACTCCATCATCAAAAATGGTAAGTGACCTTGCTATATTTATGGTTCAAAATAACCTTACTCCTGAAAATATTATTGAAAAAGGAAAAGATCTTGCTTTCCCTGATTCAGTATTTGCATACTTCAAAGGTATGATGGGACAGCCAGAAGGCGGTTTCCCTAAAGGTCTTCAAAAAATAGTTCTTAAAGGTGAAGAACCCATAACATGCAGACCAGGTGAACTTTTACCTTCTGAAGATTTTAATGCAATCAAAGAATATCTAAAAACAAAACATAAAATAGAACCCACTATGCAGGATGCACTGAGCTATGCTCTCTATCCAACTGTATTTGAAGATTACTTAAAATACATAAAAGAACATGGTGATTTCAGCAAACTAGGAAGCGATATATACTTCCATGGTCTTGCAGAGGGAGAAACTTGTGAAATCAGCCTTAAAGAGGGTAAAATAATGGTTGTAACACTCCTACAGATATCTAAACTTGACAACGAAGGTTATAGAACTGTAACATTTGAAGTAAATGGTAACAGAAGGGAAACAAGGATCAAGGATAAAACTCAGTCAGCTTCTTCTATGTCCACTGAAATTACAAAAATGGTAGATCTTGACAACGAATTGCAAATAGGGGCTAGTATCCCTGGGGCTATCATAGAGGTACTTGTTAACAAAGGGGATAAGGTAGAGGAGAATCAAAAATTAGTTATTATGGAAGCTATGAAGATGGAAACAACCATCACCGCAAAAACAGGGGGAATTGTAGAAGAAATTTTCATAGAAAAGGGTAAAATAGTAGAATCAGGTGAGCTTCTCATTCAGCTTTCTAAATAA
- the pdxS gene encoding pyridoxal 5'-phosphate synthase lyase subunit PdxS: MRYELNKNLAQMLKGGVIMDVTNAEEAIIAEQAGACAVMALERVPADIRKDGGVARASDPDMIKKIQAAVSIPVMAKVRIGHFVEAQILEALEVDYIDESEVLTPADPALHINKSNYSVPFVCGAKNLGEALRRISEGASMIRTKGEPGTGDVIEAVRHMRMMNNEISRVQGLSKDELYNAAKELGAPIDLVEYIHENGKLPVVNFAAGGVATPADAAMMMQLGCDGVFVGSGIFKSGDPRKRAAAVVKAVTHYNDPKILAEISTNLGEAMVGINVYSIDTNELMAHRGY; this comes from the coding sequence ATGAGATATGAATTGAATAAAAATTTAGCACAGATGTTAAAGGGCGGAGTTATAATGGATGTAACCAATGCCGAGGAAGCAATAATAGCTGAGCAGGCAGGAGCTTGTGCGGTAATGGCCCTTGAGAGAGTTCCGGCGGACATCAGAAAGGATGGAGGAGTAGCTAGAGCCTCAGATCCTGATATGATCAAAAAAATTCAAGCTGCTGTATCTATACCTGTTATGGCCAAGGTAAGAATTGGTCACTTTGTAGAAGCACAGATCTTAGAAGCGTTAGAAGTTGACTATATCGATGAGAGTGAAGTGCTGACACCTGCTGATCCTGCACTTCATATAAATAAATCAAACTACAGTGTGCCATTTGTTTGTGGAGCCAAAAATCTTGGAGAAGCTCTCAGGAGAATCAGTGAAGGGGCATCAATGATCAGGACTAAAGGTGAGCCTGGAACGGGAGATGTTATAGAAGCTGTAAGACATATGAGGATGATGAATAACGAGATAAGCAGAGTTCAGGGACTTTCAAAAGATGAACTTTACAACGCAGCCAAGGAACTGGGGGCTCCCATAGATCTGGTGGAATATATCCATGAAAACGGTAAACTTCCAGTTGTAAACTTTGCTGCTGGTGGTGTAGCTACACCTGCCGATGCAGCTATGATGATGCAGTTAGGTTGTGACGGAGTATTTGTAGGATCGGGGATATTCAAATCTGGTGATCCGAGAAAGAGAGCTGCTGCTGTAGTTAAGGCTGTAACTCATTATAATGATCCTAAAATTTTAGCTGAAATTTCTACCAATCTTGGAGAAGCCATGGTGGGGATAAATGTTTACTCTATAGATACCAATGAATTAATGGCTCACAGGGGATATTAA
- a CDS encoding PLP-dependent aminotransferase family protein produces the protein MNLDNQQTLYLQIYETIKHDIIENKYAEHEKLPSIRNLAKKLGVNNITIVKAYDTLEKDRYVYKKRGSGVYVNNLNIKKNILEEEILMETFKYGKLDVEGEINFANSNPNGNYFPITKFKNCINFVIDRDQEKIFAYEDPKGYAGLRNIISKHLEGEKIMTHPEDIQIISGAQQGIDLITKSLIHLGDNVIIENPSYSGAITSFKRGGAKVIDVPLLEDGIDLKSLKKILAKEKISYLYLMTNFHNPTGISYSKKKKLKILELAEKHDFYIIEDDSSSDLYYKDKPFSLKSMDIDERVIYIKSYSRIFMPGLRLGFLIAPKDKLKYISFTKFHTDISTPGLIQRAFEHYLSSDSWEIHTKKLRSIYKKKFEVAYDLLKKIEHLKLFAVPQGGLYFWVKLDKVSSEALFLKALQKKVGILPGSIFKLDEKSDGWVRLCFADVEIEEIKKGLKILKESVEELYNL, from the coding sequence ATGAATTTAGATAATCAGCAGACACTGTACCTTCAGATATACGAAACAATCAAACATGATATTATCGAAAATAAATATGCAGAACACGAAAAACTCCCATCTATTCGAAATTTGGCTAAAAAATTAGGAGTCAACAATATAACCATTGTAAAAGCCTATGATACCCTGGAAAAAGACCGATATGTTTATAAAAAAAGGGGGAGCGGGGTCTATGTAAACAACCTCAATATAAAAAAAAACATCTTAGAGGAAGAGATCCTTATGGAAACCTTTAAATATGGTAAATTAGATGTAGAGGGGGAGATTAACTTCGCCAATAGTAATCCCAACGGGAATTATTTCCCCATTACAAAGTTTAAAAATTGCATAAATTTTGTAATAGACAGAGATCAGGAAAAAATATTTGCCTACGAAGATCCAAAGGGTTATGCAGGATTAAGGAATATTATCTCGAAACATTTAGAAGGTGAAAAAATAATGACCCATCCTGAAGATATTCAAATAATCTCTGGAGCCCAGCAGGGAATCGATCTCATAACCAAGTCTTTAATTCACTTGGGAGACAATGTAATCATTGAAAATCCCAGTTATTCCGGAGCTATTACATCCTTTAAAAGAGGAGGAGCCAAGGTTATAGATGTCCCACTATTAGAAGATGGTATAGACCTAAAGAGTCTAAAAAAAATACTGGCTAAAGAAAAAATATCATATCTATATCTCATGACAAATTTTCATAACCCCACTGGGATCTCCTACTCTAAAAAAAAGAAATTAAAAATTTTAGAATTAGCAGAAAAACATGATTTTTATATAATTGAAGATGACTCCAGCTCAGATCTTTACTATAAAGATAAACCTTTTTCACTAAAATCTATGGATATAGATGAAAGGGTAATATACATCAAAAGTTATTCCAGAATATTTATGCCAGGTCTCAGATTAGGATTTCTCATCGCTCCCAAGGATAAATTAAAATATATCTCATTTACTAAATTTCATACAGATATATCGACTCCTGGTTTGATTCAGAGAGCTTTTGAACACTACCTGAGCTCAGATTCATGGGAGATACATACTAAAAAATTAAGATCTATCTATAAGAAAAAATTCGAAGTAGCCTACGATCTACTCAAGAAAATTGAGCATCTTAAATTATTTGCAGTTCCCCAGGGAGGCTTGTATTTCTGGGTAAAACTGGATAAAGTCTCCAGTGAAGCTCTTTTTTTGAAAGCTCTGCAAAAAAAAGTAGGAATCCTCCCTGGATCTATATTTAAACTGGATGAAAAAAGCGATGGGTGGGTAAGACTTTGTTTTGCCGACGTAGAAATAGAGGAGATAAAAAAAGGATTAAAGATTTTAAAAGAATCTGTAGAAGAGCTCTATAATTTATAA
- a CDS encoding alanine--glyoxylate aminotransferase family protein — MKKLLMTPGPTNVPEEIRKKMAEDVIHHRMADYKKLFNDVSEDLKQFFKTKQEVLTLTCSGTGVMEAAVVNLFSKKEKVLVINTGNFGQRFVEIATTYDLDVIDLKYEWGSTYDLKDVKEIILSNPNLKGIFITHSETSTGVLNDIQSIGALTKDTDILLVVDSVSGMVVNPLEFDDWSLDCVIAGSQKGFLLPPGLAFVALSEKAKKAMEISNLPKFYFDLKKYIKFLKEKQQNPYTPAISLVVGLKCACDMLLEEGLDSIQLKHTKLRKYLGEELIKLGFEYFVKDENARGNTLVAVTHKEIEDMDEFRGIIDKNGVSIAGGQGKYSGKLLRIGCLGKITKTDIDRTIKEIKKQRDVASR; from the coding sequence TTGAAAAAACTTTTAATGACACCAGGACCTACCAATGTTCCTGAAGAGATCAGAAAAAAAATGGCTGAAGATGTCATCCACCACAGGATGGCAGACTATAAAAAACTATTTAACGATGTCAGTGAAGATCTGAAACAATTTTTTAAAACCAAACAGGAAGTTCTTACTTTAACCTGTTCAGGTACCGGAGTTATGGAAGCTGCTGTTGTAAATTTATTTTCAAAGAAAGAAAAAGTGCTGGTAATAAATACAGGAAATTTTGGACAGCGATTTGTAGAGATTGCAACTACTTACGACCTTGACGTTATTGACTTAAAATATGAATGGGGTTCTACCTATGATCTAAAGGATGTCAAGGAGATAATCCTTAGTAATCCCAATCTAAAGGGAATCTTCATTACCCACAGTGAAACTTCTACCGGGGTTTTAAACGATATTCAGAGTATCGGAGCTCTTACAAAGGATACAGATATCCTTTTAGTTGTAGATTCTGTCAGCGGTATGGTTGTAAACCCACTGGAATTTGACGATTGGTCCCTTGACTGCGTCATTGCCGGAAGTCAAAAAGGTTTTTTACTCCCTCCAGGTCTGGCATTTGTAGCTCTTAGTGAGAAAGCAAAAAAAGCTATGGAAATATCAAACTTACCTAAATTTTATTTTGATCTAAAAAAATATATCAAATTTTTAAAAGAGAAACAACAAAACCCTTATACACCTGCCATTTCATTGGTGGTTGGTCTTAAATGTGCCTGTGATATGCTCTTGGAGGAGGGCTTAGATTCCATCCAATTAAAGCATACAAAACTTCGAAAATATCTAGGAGAAGAACTTATAAAGCTGGGGTTTGAATATTTTGTAAAAGATGAAAATGCCAGAGGAAATACCTTGGTTGCAGTGACCCATAAAGAAATTGAAGATATGGATGAATTTAGGGGAATAATTGATAAAAATGGAGTCAGCATCGCAGGGGGACAAGGGAAATATTCCGGAAAACTCCTTCGAATAGGATGTCTTGGGAAAATAACGAAAACAGATATAGATAGAACGATAAAAGAGATAAAAAAGCAACGTGACGTTGCATCTAGATAA